The following proteins are encoded in a genomic region of Streptomyces lunaelactis:
- a CDS encoding IclR family transcriptional regulator, protein MAKNIQSLERAAAMLRLLAGGERRLGLSDIASSLDLAKGTAHGILRTLQAEGFVEQDAASGRYQLGAELLRLGNSYLDVHELRARALVWTDDLARSSGESVHLGVLHQHGVLIIHHVFRPDDSRQVLEVGAMQPLHSTALGKVITAYDPVAHTEALEVERKVFTPRTVTGLTDFETVLDDARARGWAADVEETWEGVASVAAPIHDRRRMPVGAVAITGAVERVCNDGELRSELVAAVRDCARAVSRDLGAQRF, encoded by the coding sequence ATGGCGAAAAACATCCAGTCACTCGAACGGGCAGCGGCGATGCTGCGACTGCTCGCGGGCGGAGAGCGCCGGCTGGGCCTGTCCGACATCGCCTCCTCGCTCGATCTGGCCAAGGGCACCGCCCACGGCATTCTGCGCACGCTCCAGGCCGAGGGCTTCGTCGAGCAGGATGCGGCGTCCGGCCGCTACCAGCTCGGGGCGGAGCTGCTGCGCCTCGGCAACAGCTATCTCGACGTGCACGAGCTGCGCGCCCGTGCCCTGGTCTGGACGGACGACCTGGCGCGCTCCAGCGGCGAGAGCGTCCACCTCGGCGTGCTGCACCAGCACGGCGTCCTGATCATCCACCACGTCTTCCGGCCCGACGACAGCCGCCAGGTCCTGGAGGTGGGGGCCATGCAGCCGCTGCACTCCACAGCCCTGGGCAAGGTGATCACGGCGTACGACCCGGTGGCGCACACCGAGGCACTCGAGGTCGAGCGCAAGGTCTTCACGCCGCGGACCGTCACAGGCCTGACGGACTTCGAGACGGTGCTCGACGATGCGCGGGCGCGCGGCTGGGCGGCCGATGTGGAGGAGACCTGGGAGGGCGTCGCCTCGGTGGCCGCGCCCATCCACGACCGGCGCCGTATGCCCGTCGGAGCTGTGGCCATCACGGGTGCGGTCGAGCGGGTCTGCAACGACGGTGAGCTGCGTTCCGAACTGGTCGCCGCGGTACGGGACTGTGCCCGCGCGGTCTCCCGGGATCTGGGCGCCCAGCGCTTCTGA
- a CDS encoding MIP/aquaporin family protein: MSNSDIFIGEIIGTAVLILLGGGVVAAVVLKRSKAQNAGWLAITFGWGFAVMIAVYMTGTLSGAHLNPAVTVGIAIKDSDWSNVPVYIAGQMVGAMLGAALVWIAYYGQFRAHLTDPEIISAPPHEEGLVSEEAAPKAGPVLGVFSTGPEVRVAWQNLATEIIGTTVLVLAVLTQGLNNSGDGLGVIGGLIVALTVVGIGLSLGGPTGYAINPARDLGPRIVHALLPLPNKGGSDWGYAWIPVVGPLVGGALAAGIYNLAFA; this comes from the coding sequence GTGTCCAACTCCGACATCTTCATCGGCGAGATCATTGGTACCGCCGTTCTCATCCTGCTCGGCGGTGGCGTCGTCGCCGCAGTCGTACTCAAGCGCTCGAAGGCGCAGAACGCCGGCTGGCTGGCGATCACCTTCGGGTGGGGCTTCGCGGTCATGATCGCGGTCTACATGACGGGCACGCTCTCCGGCGCCCACCTCAACCCGGCGGTCACCGTCGGCATCGCGATCAAGGACAGCGACTGGAGCAACGTTCCGGTCTACATCGCCGGCCAGATGGTCGGCGCCATGCTCGGTGCCGCCCTGGTCTGGATCGCGTACTACGGACAGTTCCGCGCCCACCTCACGGACCCGGAGATCATCTCCGCACCTCCGCACGAGGAAGGCCTGGTCAGCGAGGAGGCCGCTCCGAAGGCCGGCCCGGTGCTCGGCGTCTTCTCCACCGGACCCGAGGTCCGCGTGGCATGGCAGAACCTGGCCACCGAGATCATCGGCACCACCGTCCTGGTGCTCGCGGTACTGACGCAGGGCCTCAACAACAGCGGCGACGGTCTGGGCGTCATCGGCGGTCTGATCGTCGCGCTCACCGTCGTCGGCATCGGCCTCTCGCTCGGCGGCCCGACCGGCTACGCCATCAACCCCGCCCGTGACCTTGGCCCGCGCATCGTGCACGCCCTGCTGCCGCTGCCCAACAAGGGCGGCTCGGACTGGGGCTACGCCTGGATCCCGGTTGTCGGCCCGCTGGTCGGCGGAGCCCTCGCGGCGGGTATCTACAACCTCGCGTTCGCCTAA
- the glpK gene encoding glycerol kinase GlpK, with protein sequence MTDAHTTGPFIAAIDQGTTSSRCIVFDTDGRIVSVDQKEHEQIFPKPGWVEHNAAEIWTNVQEVVDSAIAKAGITSADVKAIGITNQRETTVLWDKNTGEPVHNALVWQDTRTDALCKELGRNVGQDRFRRETGLPLASYFAGPKIRWLLDNVEGLRERAERGEILFGTMDSWVIWNLTGGVDGGHHVTDVTNASRTMLMNLHTLDWDEKILQSMDVPAAVLPEIRSSAEVYGTAKSGALAGVPVASALGDQQAALFGQTCFAEGEAKSTYGTGTFMLMNTGHEPVNSYNGLLTTVGYRIGDQPPVYALEGSIAVTGSLVQWMRDQMGLISTAAEIETLALSVEDNGGAYFVPAFSGLFAPYWRDDARGVIAGLTRYVTKAHIARAVLEATAWQTREISDAMTKDSGVELTALKVDGGMTSNNLLMQTLSDFLDAPVVRPMVAETTCLGAAYAAGLAVGYWPDTDALRANWRRAAEWTPRMDADQRDREYKSWLKAVERTMGWLEDDADEE encoded by the coding sequence GTGACCGACGCACACACCACCGGCCCGTTCATCGCGGCCATCGACCAGGGCACCACCTCCAGCCGCTGCATCGTCTTCGACACCGACGGCAGGATCGTCTCCGTCGACCAGAAGGAGCACGAGCAGATCTTCCCGAAGCCGGGCTGGGTGGAGCACAACGCAGCCGAGATCTGGACCAATGTCCAGGAGGTCGTCGACAGCGCCATCGCGAAGGCGGGCATCACCTCCGCCGACGTCAAGGCCATCGGCATCACCAACCAGCGCGAGACCACCGTCCTCTGGGACAAGAACACCGGCGAGCCGGTGCACAACGCGCTGGTCTGGCAGGACACCCGTACCGACGCGCTCTGCAAGGAGCTCGGCCGCAACGTCGGCCAGGACCGCTTCCGCCGCGAGACCGGCCTGCCCCTGGCCTCGTACTTCGCCGGCCCGAAGATCCGCTGGCTGCTCGACAACGTCGAGGGCCTGCGCGAGCGCGCCGAGCGTGGCGAGATCCTCTTCGGCACCATGGACTCCTGGGTCATCTGGAACCTGACCGGCGGTGTCGACGGCGGCCACCACGTCACGGACGTCACCAACGCCTCGCGCACCATGCTGATGAACCTGCACACCCTCGACTGGGACGAGAAGATCCTCCAGTCCATGGACGTGCCGGCCGCGGTGCTGCCGGAGATCCGCTCCTCCGCCGAGGTGTACGGGACTGCCAAGAGCGGCGCCCTCGCCGGTGTGCCGGTCGCGTCCGCGCTCGGTGACCAGCAGGCGGCCCTGTTCGGCCAGACCTGTTTCGCCGAGGGCGAGGCCAAGTCCACCTACGGCACCGGCACCTTCATGCTGATGAACACCGGTCACGAGCCCGTCAACTCGTACAACGGCCTGCTGACCACGGTCGGCTACCGGATCGGCGACCAGCCTCCGGTGTACGCGCTGGAGGGTTCCATCGCCGTCACCGGTTCGCTGGTGCAGTGGATGCGCGACCAGATGGGCCTGATCAGCACTGCCGCTGAGATCGAGACGCTTGCCCTCTCCGTAGAGGACAACGGCGGCGCCTACTTCGTACCGGCCTTCTCCGGCCTGTTCGCCCCGTACTGGCGTGACGACGCCCGTGGTGTGATCGCGGGTCTGACCCGCTATGTCACCAAGGCTCACATCGCGCGTGCCGTGCTCGAGGCCACCGCCTGGCAGACCCGCGAGATCAGTGACGCCATGACCAAGGACTCCGGCGTCGAGCTGACCGCGCTCAAGGTCGACGGCGGTATGACATCCAACAACCTGCTGATGCAGACCCTCTCGGACTTCCTGGACGCACCGGTCGTGCGCCCGATGGTCGCCGAGACGACCTGCCTCGGCGCTGCCTACGCCGCCGGCCTGGCCGTCGGCTACTGGCCGGACACCGACGCCCTGCGTGCCAACTGGCGCCGGGCCGCCGAGTGGACCCCCCGCATGGACGCGGACCAGCGGGACCGTGAGTACAAGAGCTGGCTCAAGGCCGTCGAGCGGACCATGGGCTGGCTCGAAGACGACGCTGACGAGGAGTAA
- a CDS encoding glycerol-3-phosphate dehydrogenase/oxidase gives MTTLQSVPALGTHPASGSLPSRAATREQLSKATYDLLVIGGGILGISTAWHAAQSGLRVALVDAGDFAGATSSASSKLVHGGLRYLQTGAVRLVAENHHERRVLAKDVAPHLVNPLTFYLPVYKGGPVGAAKLGAGVFAYSALSAFGDGIGKVISPAKAVAANPGLKTDNLKAVAVYYDHQMNDSRVAVMTVRAAVESGAVVLNHAEVTGLRMTQGRVSGAELKDRLDGTEFGVNARVVLNATGPWVDHLRRMEDKHSMPSIRLSKGAHIVMKRTSPWKAAMATPIDKYRITFALPWEDQLLLGTTDEKYEGDPADVHATESDIQQILDEAAFSVKDADLDRSLMTYAFAGLRVLPGGPGGVEKAKRETVVSEGAGGMLSVAGGKWTTYRHIGRVVMDKLAKLPGSPLTGDMEPMSSLVRRVPLPGVANPNAVAHRLLVGSEPGTRMDPATARHLASHYGSLSFDIARLVNEDPALGERIHEDGPEIWAQVVYARDKEWAETVDDVLRRRTTLTIRGLDTEDVRAKVTDMLGNKA, from the coding sequence ATGACCACCCTGCAGAGCGTCCCTGCCCTGGGGACGCACCCGGCCTCCGGCTCCCTGCCGAGCCGCGCCGCGACTCGGGAGCAGCTTTCCAAGGCGACATACGACCTCCTGGTGATCGGCGGCGGCATCCTGGGCATCTCCACGGCCTGGCATGCGGCGCAGTCCGGGCTGCGGGTGGCTCTGGTGGACGCCGGCGACTTCGCCGGCGCCACCTCCTCCGCCTCCTCCAAGCTGGTCCACGGCGGGCTGCGGTACCTGCAGACCGGCGCGGTCAGGCTGGTGGCGGAGAACCACCACGAGCGGCGTGTACTGGCCAAGGACGTGGCCCCGCACCTGGTCAACCCGCTCACCTTCTACCTGCCGGTCTACAAGGGCGGACCGGTGGGTGCCGCCAAGCTGGGCGCGGGCGTGTTCGCCTACTCGGCGCTGTCCGCCTTCGGTGACGGCATAGGCAAGGTCATCTCGCCGGCCAAGGCGGTCGCCGCCAACCCGGGTCTGAAGACGGACAACCTCAAAGCCGTCGCCGTCTACTACGACCACCAGATGAACGACTCGCGGGTCGCCGTCATGACGGTCCGCGCGGCCGTCGAGTCCGGTGCGGTCGTCCTCAACCACGCCGAGGTCACCGGTCTGCGCATGACGCAGGGCAGGGTGTCGGGCGCGGAGCTCAAGGACCGCCTCGACGGCACTGAGTTCGGCGTGAACGCCCGCGTCGTGCTCAACGCGACCGGTCCCTGGGTGGACCACCTGCGGCGCATGGAGGACAAGCACTCCATGCCGTCCATCCGCCTCTCCAAGGGCGCGCACATCGTGATGAAGCGCACGTCGCCGTGGAAGGCCGCCATGGCTACCCCGATCGACAAGTACCGCATCACGTTCGCCCTGCCGTGGGAGGACCAACTGCTCCTGGGTACGACCGACGAGAAGTACGAGGGCGACCCGGCGGACGTCCACGCCACCGAGTCCGACATCCAGCAGATCCTGGACGAGGCGGCCTTCTCGGTGAAGGACGCCGACCTCGACCGCTCGCTGATGACGTACGCCTTCGCGGGCCTGCGGGTGCTGCCCGGCGGCCCCGGCGGCGTCGAGAAGGCCAAGCGCGAGACGGTTGTGTCCGAGGGCGCCGGCGGCATGCTCTCCGTCGCGGGCGGCAAGTGGACGACCTACCGGCACATCGGCCGGGTGGTCATGGACAAGCTGGCGAAACTGCCCGGCAGCCCCCTGACCGGGGACATGGAGCCGATGTCGTCCCTGGTCCGCCGGGTGCCGCTGCCCGGTGTCGCCAACCCCAACGCGGTCGCGCACCGGCTGCTGGTCGGCAGTGAGCCGGGCACCCGGATGGATCCCGCGACCGCGCGCCACCTGGCGTCGCACTACGGCTCGCTGTCGTTCGACATCGCGCGCCTGGTCAACGAGGACCCGGCGCTCGGCGAGCGGATCCACGAGGACGGTCCGGAGATCTGGGCGCAGGTCGTCTACGCGCGGGACAAGGAGTGGGCCGAGACGGTGGACGACGTGCTCCGCCGCCGTACGACGCTGACGATCCGCGGCCTGGACACCGAGGACGTCCGCGCCAAGGTGACGGACATGCTGGGCAACAAGGCCTGA
- a CDS encoding FadR/GntR family transcriptional regulator produces the protein MAVTDEAIEKIKGMIVSGALSPGDRLPKESELAAELGLSRNSLREAVRALSLIRILDVRQGDGTYVTSLDPQLLLEALSFVVDFHRDDTVLEFLAVRRILEPAATAMAATRISESELDVLSAQLDALGAHPSVEELVAADLEFHRGIVQSSGNSVLCSLLDGLSGPTTRARVWRGLTQEDAASRTLHEHRAILSALRDRDGEAARSWATVHIASVEQWLRSTL, from the coding sequence ATGGCCGTAACCGACGAGGCCATCGAGAAGATCAAGGGAATGATCGTCTCGGGTGCACTGAGCCCCGGCGACCGCCTCCCCAAGGAGAGCGAACTCGCCGCCGAGCTGGGCCTGTCCCGCAACTCACTGCGCGAGGCGGTGCGCGCGCTGTCGCTCATCCGCATCCTCGACGTACGGCAGGGCGACGGCACGTACGTCACCAGCCTGGACCCGCAGTTGCTGCTGGAGGCCCTGAGCTTCGTGGTGGACTTCCACCGGGACGACACGGTGCTTGAGTTCCTGGCTGTACGCCGCATCCTGGAGCCGGCCGCCACGGCGATGGCGGCGACGCGGATCAGCGAGAGCGAACTGGACGTACTGAGCGCCCAGTTGGATGCGCTGGGGGCGCACCCTTCGGTGGAGGAGCTGGTCGCCGCGGACCTCGAATTCCACCGCGGCATCGTGCAGTCGTCGGGCAATTCGGTGCTGTGCTCGCTGCTGGACGGGCTCTCCGGGCCGACGACCCGGGCGAGGGTCTGGCGCGGCCTGACCCAGGAGGACGCGGCGAGCCGCACGCTGCACGAGCACCGGGCGATCTTGTCGGCGCTGCGGGACAGGGATGGGGAGGCGGCGCGGTCATGGGCGACGGTGCACATCGCGAGCGTGGAGCAGTGGCTCCGCTCGACGCTGTAG
- a CDS encoding PAC2 family protein, with protein sequence MIELEGVPELIDPVMVAAFEGWNDAGDAASTAVAHLDREWKGEVFAALDAEDYYDFQVNRPTVWLDGGVRKITWPTTRLSVVRIGGDKPRDLVLVRGIEPSMRWRSFCNEILGFAHELGVEMVVILGALLGDTPHTRPVPVSGITSDADLARTMDLEETRYEGPTGIVGILQEACTHAGVPAVSLWAAVPHYVSQPPNPKATLALLNRLEDLIGLRIPLGELPEDARAWQLGVDQLAAEDSEVAEYVQTLEEARDTAELPEASGEAIAREFERYLRRRDGGPGHATDGGEGSSYLRDPSSGRTRPPMPPRAEPDTEAEPEAGAGDGEDSSDD encoded by the coding sequence GTGATCGAGCTCGAGGGGGTTCCCGAGCTGATCGACCCGGTCATGGTGGCCGCGTTCGAGGGCTGGAACGACGCCGGCGACGCCGCCTCCACCGCGGTCGCTCACCTGGACCGGGAATGGAAGGGCGAGGTGTTCGCGGCGCTCGACGCCGAGGACTACTACGACTTCCAGGTCAACCGGCCCACGGTGTGGCTGGACGGCGGGGTACGGAAGATCACCTGGCCCACCACCCGGCTCTCCGTGGTCCGCATCGGCGGCGACAAGCCGCGCGACCTGGTGCTGGTGCGCGGCATCGAGCCGTCCATGCGCTGGCGCTCGTTCTGCAACGAGATTCTGGGCTTCGCCCATGAACTCGGCGTCGAGATGGTGGTGATCCTGGGCGCGCTGCTCGGCGACACCCCGCACACCCGTCCCGTGCCGGTCAGCGGCATCACGTCGGACGCGGATCTGGCCAGGACGATGGATCTGGAAGAGACCCGGTACGAGGGGCCGACCGGCATCGTCGGCATCCTCCAGGAGGCTTGCACGCACGCGGGCGTGCCGGCGGTGAGCCTGTGGGCCGCGGTGCCGCACTATGTGTCGCAGCCGCCCAACCCCAAGGCGACGCTGGCCCTGCTCAACCGTCTCGAGGACCTCATCGGCCTCCGCATTCCGCTGGGTGAACTGCCCGAGGACGCCCGGGCCTGGCAGCTCGGGGTGGATCAACTGGCCGCCGAGGACAGCGAAGTGGCGGAGTACGTCCAGACGCTGGAGGAGGCGCGGGACACCGCGGAGCTGCCCGAGGCGTCGGGTGAGGCCATCGCGCGCGAGTTCGAGCGGTATCTGCGGCGGCGCGACGGGGGGCCGGGGCACGCGACCGACGGGGGCGAGGGCAGTTCGTATCTGCGCGACCCCTCCAGCGGGCGCACCCGGCCGCCGATGCCGCCGCGGGCGGAGCCGGACACCGAGGCCGAGCCGGAGGCCGGAGCGGGCGACGGGGAAGATTCCTCGGACGACTGA
- a CDS encoding SMP-30/gluconolactonase/LRE family protein, whose protein sequence is MQRSFARRRVLGAVAALGGAALLSPLGGVARAAESTSGRWPTSFPLPDGFRPEGVTIGSSQYAYFGSIASGDIHRASLATGQGRVISQGLGAEHPVIGLKIDRRERLLFLSGGASREIRVADVRSGKLLRTFSVGSDTTFVNDVILTPGAAWFTDSFTAQIYRLPLGRHDEPGDKVTTVPLTGDWEQGTGFTANGIERTPDGRALLMVNTVVEGGSLMRVDPRTGVARRVDIGDTELPNGDGLLLLGRILYVVQQQQNAVDVLRLNESGTRGTAIARITDPRFKIPTTAAAWGERIYLPNARFDVTPTPATTYDAVAVDQGR, encoded by the coding sequence ATGCAACGCTCCTTCGCACGTCGAAGAGTTCTCGGGGCGGTCGCGGCCCTCGGCGGCGCGGCGCTCCTCTCCCCTCTGGGCGGGGTTGCCCGGGCGGCCGAATCCACCAGTGGGCGATGGCCCACGAGTTTCCCGCTGCCGGACGGCTTCCGGCCCGAGGGCGTCACCATCGGATCGAGCCAGTACGCCTATTTCGGGTCGATCGCGAGCGGCGACATCCACCGCGCGTCCCTGGCCACGGGCCAGGGACGGGTCATCAGCCAAGGGCTCGGCGCCGAGCACCCCGTGATCGGACTGAAAATCGACCGGCGCGAGCGGCTGCTGTTCCTCAGCGGCGGCGCGAGCCGGGAGATCCGGGTGGCCGACGTCCGCTCGGGGAAGCTGCTGAGGACCTTCTCCGTCGGCTCGGACACCACGTTCGTCAACGATGTGATCCTCACCCCGGGGGCCGCCTGGTTCACGGATTCGTTCACAGCGCAGATCTACCGGCTCCCGCTCGGCCGGCACGACGAGCCGGGCGACAAGGTCACGACCGTCCCGCTGACCGGTGACTGGGAGCAGGGGACCGGCTTCACGGCCAACGGCATCGAGCGCACCCCGGACGGCCGCGCCCTGCTGATGGTCAACACCGTGGTCGAAGGCGGCTCCCTGATGCGGGTCGATCCGCGTACGGGCGTCGCGCGCCGCGTCGACATCGGCGACACCGAACTCCCGAACGGCGACGGACTGTTGCTGCTCGGCCGCATCCTCTACGTCGTGCAGCAGCAGCAGAACGCCGTCGATGTGCTGCGGCTCAACGAGTCCGGCACCCGTGGCACGGCGATCGCACGCATCACCGATCCCCGCTTCAAGATCCCCACGACGGCGGCGGCCTGGGGCGAGAGGATCTATCTGCCCAACGCCCGCTTCGATGTGACGCCGACACCCGCCACGACGTACGACGCGGTCGCGGTGGACCAGGGCCGCTAG
- a CDS encoding S8 family peptidase, giving the protein MTDQALPGQGPGTAGPGPDGAGFTYQGAEPELIVVARAEARLRAGTEGIRSASGADISALNMFLSDEQLALEPVFGNEERIRSALPAQPSGPADGGGGGRGTMPDLSLFYRVRGGGERAEELTARLAALPEIETAYVKPGAVPARTTPQGAPPNLRPEEAKRLKEGAPATPDYTGRQGYLAPAPEGVDAYWAWQRPGGSGQDVTVVDVEGAWQLGHEDLADKLAGIVVGHPIQDIAWRNHGTAVLGVIGGDRDEKGITGIAPEAVTAAASFQGIGSAAAIHAAAERLLAGDLLLIELHRPGPRFDYAVRDDQRGYVAVEWWPDDCAAIRWATAKGVLVVEAAGNGGESLDDAVYERRPDAFPEWWRNPFNPSNQASGAVLVGAGAPPPGTHGRDHGPDRSRLAFSNYGARLDAQGWGREVTTTGGFWDRAGDLQGGAEEIAWYTDTFSGTSSASPVVVGALACLQGILKAAGLAPMSPERAREVLRRTGSAQQDAPGRPVSERIGNRPDIKAAVTQLVPSSVGSGQAEQYWDELMPYPRELPPRLRLFVAGAWRNLNHPAPEVRQAVHAAFAGGRPDVRVWYSDDEVVGLVVAG; this is encoded by the coding sequence ATGACCGATCAGGCACTCCCAGGTCAGGGCCCCGGAACTGCGGGCCCTGGACCCGACGGAGCTGGATTCACCTATCAAGGAGCCGAGCCGGAGCTGATCGTCGTCGCACGGGCCGAGGCCCGGCTGCGCGCCGGCACGGAAGGCATACGGTCGGCCTCCGGGGCGGACATCTCCGCACTGAACATGTTCCTGAGCGACGAACAGCTCGCTCTGGAGCCGGTGTTCGGCAATGAGGAGCGGATCCGGTCCGCCCTGCCCGCGCAGCCCTCCGGACCGGCCGACGGCGGCGGCGGCGGCCGGGGCACGATGCCGGACCTCTCGCTCTTCTATCGCGTACGGGGCGGCGGCGAGCGGGCCGAGGAGCTGACCGCGCGGCTGGCCGCACTCCCCGAGATCGAGACGGCGTACGTCAAGCCCGGCGCCGTACCCGCTCGGACCACACCGCAGGGCGCCCCGCCGAACCTCCGGCCGGAGGAGGCCAAACGACTCAAGGAGGGCGCGCCCGCGACCCCCGACTACACCGGCCGCCAGGGCTACCTGGCGCCCGCGCCCGAGGGCGTCGACGCGTACTGGGCCTGGCAGCGGCCGGGCGGCTCGGGCCAGGACGTCACCGTCGTCGACGTCGAGGGCGCCTGGCAGCTGGGCCACGAGGACCTCGCGGACAAGCTCGCCGGGATCGTCGTCGGACATCCGATCCAGGACATCGCCTGGCGCAATCACGGCACGGCGGTCCTCGGCGTCATCGGCGGCGACCGAGACGAGAAGGGCATCACCGGTATCGCGCCCGAGGCGGTGACCGCGGCTGCGTCGTTCCAGGGCATCGGCTCCGCCGCGGCCATCCATGCCGCGGCCGAGCGCCTCCTGGCCGGCGACCTCCTCCTGATCGAGCTCCACCGGCCGGGCCCGCGGTTCGACTACGCGGTACGCGACGACCAGCGCGGCTATGTCGCGGTGGAGTGGTGGCCGGACGACTGTGCCGCGATCCGCTGGGCGACGGCGAAGGGCGTCCTGGTCGTGGAGGCGGCGGGCAACGGCGGCGAGAGCCTGGACGACGCGGTGTACGAGCGCAGGCCCGACGCGTTCCCCGAGTGGTGGCGCAATCCCTTCAACCCGTCGAACCAGGCCTCGGGCGCGGTGCTCGTAGGAGCGGGCGCTCCCCCGCCCGGGACGCACGGCCGCGACCACGGTCCCGACCGCTCGCGGCTGGCGTTCTCCAACTACGGGGCACGGCTCGACGCCCAGGGCTGGGGCCGCGAGGTCACCACGACCGGCGGCTTCTGGGACCGGGCCGGTGATCTGCAGGGCGGCGCGGAGGAGATCGCCTGGTACACGGACACCTTCTCCGGCACCTCGTCCGCATCGCCGGTGGTGGTCGGCGCACTGGCCTGCCTGCAGGGCATCCTCAAGGCCGCAGGCCTCGCCCCGATGAGCCCCGAGCGGGCCCGCGAGGTGTTACGCAGGACCGGTTCGGCGCAGCAGGACGCCCCGGGCCGCCCGGTCTCGGAGCGCATCGGCAACCGGCCCGACATCAAGGCGGCCGTCACCCAGCTGGTTCCTTCGTCGGTCGGGTCCGGTCAGGCGGAGCAGTACTGGGACGAACTGATGCCGTACCCCCGTGAACTTCCCCCGCGCCTGAGGCTGTTCGTGGCCGGCGCGTGGCGCAACCTCAACCACCCCGCCCCCGAGGTCCGCCAGGCGGTACATGCCGCCTTCGCGGGGGGACGGCCGGACGTACGCGTCTGGTACTCGGACGACGAGGTCGTGGGCCTTGTCGTCGCCGGATGA